In Psychrobacter ciconiae, the following are encoded in one genomic region:
- a CDS encoding IS630 transposase-related protein → MTYPIILRKKVLQSLEQGMSVRTAAKLYDMSPTTIINWKKDISIKPIVRAPRKISTEALKQDIADYPDAYYYERAARLGCSKSGVEAAMKRLGYTRKKKS, encoded by the coding sequence ATGACCTATCCCATTATCCTTCGTAAAAAGGTACTACAGTCTCTTGAACAGGGCATGAGCGTACGCACTGCAGCAAAGCTTTATGATATGAGCCCCACCACTATTATTAACTGGAAAAAAGACATTAGCATCAAACCTATTGTCAGAGCACCACGCAAAATATCTACCGAAGCACTAAAACAAGACATTGCTGACTATCCTGACGCTTACTACTATGAAAGAGCGGCGCGTTTGGGCTGTAGTAAATCCGGCGTAGAAGCTGCCATGAAGCGGCTGGGCTATACCCGCAAAAAAAAGTCTTAA
- a CDS encoding IS630 family transposase encodes MDESGFEQEVIRAFGYTPVGKPCIDIYNYQKTKRKNVIGALYQKSLFAVDIFPHNINWQVVYDWFKNNVIPKLGRKCVIVMDNARFHKNKRIKKLLNRHGHRILWLPPYSPDLNPIEHKWAEVKKLRQGWGENNLNHLFSNICCYKFKLD; translated from the coding sequence ATGGATGAAAGCGGCTTTGAGCAAGAAGTTATCAGAGCTTTTGGCTATACGCCAGTAGGAAAACCTTGCATCGATATCTATAACTATCAAAAAACAAAAAGAAAGAACGTCATTGGGGCGCTATATCAAAAAAGCTTGTTTGCCGTGGACATATTTCCCCATAATATCAACTGGCAAGTGGTTTACGACTGGTTTAAGAATAACGTCATTCCAAAGCTTGGTCGCAAATGTGTCATCGTTATGGACAACGCCCGTTTTCATAAGAATAAACGCATCAAAAAGCTATTAAACCGGCATGGCCATCGCATACTCTGGCTACCGCCTTACAGTCCTGATCTGAATCCTATTGAACACAAATGGGCAGAGGTAAAAAAGCTCAGGCAAGGCTGGGGTGAGAATAATCTCAATCATTTATTCAGCAATATCTGCTGTTACAAATTTAAATTGGATTGA
- a CDS encoding MFS transporter, whose product MTTSADLSSKPVDEQKSKFPSGKFVFWLVLCAMVLLGTNMRSQIVLLGSMAPVIQDALGISEIQIGWLGAVPMLTFAIGALISPAIGKRFGIENTLIVMIALLTVGIFIRAIVPTWGGFLTGTLLLTLAVGFANTLAAPVIKQRTPNHIPLVTGIFSLTMTVTAGLVSGVVLPLSEYVGWQWAIGGWGVLGISALIVWVFMRVKLGALSSSEAAGTQTAPQVSVWRSAFAWQVAIFMGIQSLLFYTVASFLPLIWISRGLDAKTAGQMGSIFQFMAPISIITLTWLINRGRPIRALAILASVLNLIGVLGLGYLSPNWALIWSGMMGLGCSAIFTLSMMLFSLRTYTTNQASELSGMAQGVGYVLAFFGPLGTGFLHELTGNWNTPILMMLGFMVINIWIAWLVCRPIMLDGKPV is encoded by the coding sequence ATGACCACCTCTGCTGATTTGTCGTCTAAGCCTGTAGATGAGCAAAAATCAAAGTTTCCCTCAGGCAAGTTTGTTTTTTGGTTGGTGCTTTGCGCGATGGTGCTGCTTGGCACCAACATGCGCTCGCAAATCGTGCTGCTGGGCTCAATGGCGCCGGTGATTCAAGACGCGCTCGGCATCAGCGAGATTCAAATCGGTTGGCTGGGCGCGGTGCCGATGCTGACTTTTGCCATCGGCGCGCTGATATCTCCTGCCATTGGCAAGCGTTTTGGTATTGAAAATACGCTGATTGTGATGATTGCGCTGTTGACCGTTGGTATTTTTATCCGCGCCATTGTGCCAACGTGGGGCGGTTTTTTAACCGGAACGCTACTATTAACCCTTGCAGTCGGCTTTGCCAATACTTTGGCCGCTCCCGTGATTAAACAGCGAACGCCGAATCATATTCCGCTGGTGACTGGTATTTTTAGCTTAACGATGACGGTGACGGCAGGACTGGTGTCAGGCGTGGTGCTGCCCTTGTCGGAGTATGTGGGCTGGCAATGGGCGATTGGCGGTTGGGGCGTTTTGGGAATTTCTGCGCTAATTGTTTGGGTGTTTATGCGCGTAAAGCTAGGCGCGTTAAGCAGCTCTGAAGCGGCTGGCACGCAAACGGCGCCGCAAGTTTCGGTTTGGCGCTCGGCGTTTGCTTGGCAAGTGGCGATTTTTATGGGAATCCAATCCTTGCTGTTTTATACCGTGGCAAGTTTTTTGCCGCTGATTTGGATCAGCCGTGGCTTGGATGCCAAAACCGCCGGTCAAATGGGGTCGATTTTCCAGTTTATGGCGCCAATATCAATTATTACGTTAACGTGGCTGATTAACCGCGGTCGCCCGATTCGTGCGTTAGCCATTTTGGCATCAGTGCTGAACCTTATTGGCGTTTTAGGGCTTGGTTATTTGTCGCCAAATTGGGCGCTGATTTGGTCGGGGATGATGGGGCTTGGCTGCTCGGCGATTTTTACTTTAAGTATGATGCTGTTCTCCTTGCGAACTTATACCACCAACCAAGCCAGTGAGTTGTCCGGAATGGCGCAAGGGGTCGGTTATGTGTTGGCGTTTTTTGGACCGTTGGGAACGGGGTTTTTGCACGAGCTTACGGGCAACTGGAACACGCCGATTTTAATGATGCTTGGCTTCATGGTGATCAATATTTGGATTGCTTGGCTGGTTTGTCGACCTATTATGCTTGATGGCAAGCCTGTTTAA
- a CDS encoding arylesterase, with the protein MRLKNGKIDLLALTLVAALGFLLAACQPKSAQDNSQPKADAQSSASDLANQIPDSSDVKLTPLTILALGDSLTEGLGVASDANYPAQLQRALHSQGYKNIQVINSGLSGETSTGMMNRLDWVAQTQPDITILTIGANDAIRGIDVAIVDKNIRTAIDRLQGDGSVIVLGGMQIYDNLGSDYVNAFSEMYPRIANDTGAALIPFFLEGVAADRNLNQADAIHPTAEGYKIVVNDNILPVLLPVIDRTIKQKQSQKNDSDPQNSSLEHNDKKEP; encoded by the coding sequence ATGCGCTTGAAAAATGGCAAGATTGATTTATTGGCGTTAACCCTCGTCGCCGCGCTTGGCTTTTTGCTTGCCGCTTGTCAGCCCAAATCAGCTCAAGATAATAGCCAACCAAAAGCCGACGCGCAAAGCTCTGCGAGTGATTTAGCGAACCAAATTCCCGATTCAAGCGATGTTAAATTGACGCCGTTAACCATTTTAGCGCTTGGCGACTCGCTCACCGAAGGTCTTGGGGTGGCAAGTGATGCCAATTATCCAGCGCAATTGCAACGCGCGCTGCATAGCCAAGGCTATAAAAATATTCAGGTGATTAATTCAGGACTGAGCGGCGAAACCAGCACCGGAATGATGAACCGCTTAGATTGGGTGGCGCAAACCCAGCCTGACATCACCATTTTGACCATTGGCGCCAATGACGCGATTCGCGGGATTGACGTTGCGATTGTGGATAAAAATATCCGAACGGCGATTGATAGGCTCCAAGGCGATGGCAGCGTTATCGTTTTGGGCGGCATGCAAATTTATGACAACTTAGGCAGTGATTACGTTAACGCCTTTTCTGAAATGTACCCAAGAATTGCTAACGATACCGGCGCGGCGCTCATCCCGTTTTTTTTAGAGGGCGTTGCCGCTGACCGCAATTTAAACCAAGCCGATGCCATCCACCCGACCGCTGAGGGCTATAAAATCGTGGTCAATGACAATATTTTGCCCGTGTTGCTGCCGGTTATAGATCGCACGATTAAGCAAAAACAATCGCAAAAAAATG